Part of the Candidatus Aminicenantes bacterium genome, GGACTTGATCAAGACTCCTTCATCAACCGCGACGTATTGCTCTTCTTCACCTTTGATTTCGTAAACCAGGATTCCCGGCTCTAGGGCGGCCACGCAATCGAGCCGGCGCGGCATGATCCCGAAGAAACCTTCCGGGGTCTCGGCCACAATCCGCGACACACCGCTTTTCTCAACAAAAACCTGAAAGGGCAACAGAATCTTCAGGTCCATACCCGCCCGCCGGTTCATGCTCCATCTCCATTTGCCGGCTGTGTGCGGGGTTTTTCCCCGGCCTTGCGTTTCGCCTCATCCACGGTGCCGA contains:
- a CDS encoding F0F1 ATP synthase subunit epsilon: MDLKILLPFQVFVEKSGVSRIVAETPEGFFGIMPRRLDCVAALEPGILVYEIKGEEEQYVAVDEGVLIKSGLNVYVSVRNAVAGRDLGRLRETVEKEFRVLNEREQSIRSVSAKMESGLIRRLAEFQHE